The following are encoded in a window of Lacinutrix sp. WUR7 genomic DNA:
- a CDS encoding transglutaminase domain-containing protein, with the protein MLSRNSSIPDIASCSYNQSNSEKDIPNNFKEVNTTIFKEGKSTSDLDMVKQLSIWLQNNIKGGPGLSEPSDAALKIMLAGKGGVCSDMAQIFNNFCVINNLKVREWGNTRAPFNKEYGGHSFNEVFIKELNKWVLVDVYGSLIFYDEASVPLSVLELYQRVRTKKEVTFKSFAIDKEVDHANVLKNYLDPDTTPFLICNYSNKTYDAFLGLFRPHIPVFIIHFMVFLLGKSYHYRFPIDDYKKIYS; encoded by the coding sequence TTGCTTTCCAGAAACTCTAGTATTCCAGATATTGCTAGTTGCTCTTATAATCAAAGTAATTCAGAAAAAGACATACCTAACAACTTTAAAGAAGTTAATACTACTATTTTTAAAGAAGGTAAGTCCACTTCAGATCTTGACATGGTTAAACAGTTGAGTATTTGGTTGCAAAATAATATTAAAGGCGGCCCAGGATTGAGTGAACCTTCTGATGCAGCTTTAAAAATTATGCTTGCCGGAAAAGGTGGAGTTTGTAGTGATATGGCACAGATTTTTAATAACTTTTGTGTGATTAATAATCTTAAAGTTAGGGAATGGGGGAACACAAGAGCGCCTTTTAATAAAGAGTATGGCGGACATTCCTTTAATGAGGTTTTTATTAAAGAATTGAATAAATGGGTGCTTGTTGATGTATATGGAAGTCTCATTTTTTATGATGAAGCATCTGTACCATTATCGGTATTAGAACTTTACCAGAGGGTGCGAACCAAAAAGGAAGTAACATTTAAAAGCTTTGCAATAGATAAAGAAGTGGATCATGCTAATGTTTTAAAAAATTATTTAGATCCCGATACTACACCATTTTTAATTTGTAATTATTCCAATAAAACCTACGATGCCTTTTTAGGTCTATTCAGACCACATATTCCTGTTTTTATAATACACTTTATGGTGTTTCTTTTAGGGAAAAGCTATCACTATCGATTTCCTATAGATGATTATAAAAAAATATATTCCTAA
- a CDS encoding O-antigen ligase has product MKTNITYITVVGFHILLGILIYLNESLAKVYFLCALFYFLYRVILSPDHLKTFEVLKACAYFVGAEVFFRTTKGAFSYEAAKYLVIVFMVIGMFYKGLSGKGYPYFIYLMFLVPSIFVASTTLSFDANFRTNIAFVLSGPVCLGVAALFCYDKKVSIGQVHKILLYMVLPIITNTIYIFFYNPSVRDVISNTGSNRDSSGGWGANQVATILGLGMFVMAVRIFTKSPTIFLKALNIVLFSAISFRAIVTFSRGGVITGIIAILAFLVMYYLKVSVKRKSEIVMMTLVFLFTMIGTWVISSSQTDGYIDMRYANEDHLGREKNDITTGRGELFAEELDGFMSNPFFGIGSSRAKDARIEKDGQGVTSHSETSRLLAEHGMFGVVILLILIFKPLEFRSRNKNNYFFYAFLGFWFATVNHSSMRLATPSFIYALALLNVTYEKNPIHRKQLKKQEV; this is encoded by the coding sequence TTGAAGACTAATATTACCTATATAACAGTTGTTGGATTCCATATTCTTCTTGGAATACTTATCTATTTGAATGAAAGTTTAGCGAAGGTGTATTTTTTATGTGCATTGTTCTATTTTCTTTACCGTGTTATTCTTTCGCCAGATCATTTAAAGACTTTTGAAGTATTAAAAGCATGTGCTTATTTTGTTGGAGCAGAGGTGTTTTTTAGAACTACCAAAGGGGCTTTTTCTTATGAAGCGGCAAAGTATTTGGTGATTGTATTTATGGTTATAGGTATGTTTTATAAAGGGCTTTCTGGTAAAGGCTACCCTTATTTTATTTATCTCATGTTTTTAGTGCCGTCTATTTTTGTAGCCTCTACCACGCTTAGTTTTGATGCTAATTTTAGAACGAATATCGCTTTTGTACTTAGTGGTCCGGTTTGTTTGGGGGTTGCTGCCCTTTTTTGCTATGATAAAAAAGTAAGTATAGGCCAAGTACATAAAATACTTTTGTATATGGTTTTGCCTATTATAACCAATACGATATATATCTTTTTTTATAACCCTAGCGTACGGGATGTGATTTCTAATACTGGTTCTAATCGAGATAGCTCTGGAGGGTGGGGAGCAAATCAGGTGGCTACTATTTTAGGTTTGGGAATGTTTGTTATGGCAGTACGAATTTTCACAAAATCTCCGACTATCTTTTTAAAAGCTTTAAATATTGTGTTGTTTTCGGCGATTTCCTTTCGTGCTATTGTGACCTTTAGTCGTGGAGGTGTTATTACAGGTATTATTGCTATTCTTGCTTTTTTGGTGATGTATTATTTAAAAGTATCTGTTAAGCGAAAAAGTGAAATTGTAATGATGACTTTAGTATTTTTATTTACTATGATAGGAACTTGGGTTATTAGTTCTAGCCAAACCGATGGGTATATTGATATGCGATATGCGAATGAAGATCACTTAGGACGAGAAAAAAACGATATAACCACAGGGAGAGGAGAATTATTTGCAGAAGAGTTAGATGGTTTTATGTCTAATCCTTTTTTCGGAATTGGTTCTAGTAGGGCTAAAGATGCTCGAATAGAAAAAGATGGACAAGGAGTTACTTCGCATAGTGAAACTAGTAGACTGTTAGCAGAACATGGTATGTTTGGTGTTGTTATATTATTGATATTGATTTTTAAACCCTTAGAGTTTCGATCTAGAAATAAAAACAATTATTTTTTCTATGCTTTTTTAGGCTTTTGGTTTGCTACGGTAAATCATTCTTCTATGCGACTAGCAACACCTTCCTTTATTTATGCTTTGGCTCTATTAAACGTAACTTATGAAAAAAATCCTATACATAGGAAACAACTTAAAAAACAAGAAGTCTAA
- a CDS encoding glycosyltransferase family 2 protein, giving the protein MLFYFLKYLQPTHYFQLFTKANTSVFPIVKSLPESVLSQLTLDQTYPSAIAQDYDLSWQAVQKGYIGSAPTYTTFEKLSVHDNYHFIRKYFNKAWVFYVLVLRLFSFKNPFKEITAWLKTRQVQRVSIGSNPIVYSDWETFESALIKENQKVSVVIPTLNRYAYLKEVLKDLEQQDYSNFEVIVVDQSEPFHPDFYTDYALDINLVRQEEKALWLARNNAIKNAKGTFIALSEDDVRIAPNWISSHLKCLDFFKAEVSAGVFYPEGKQIPKDRSFFAIASQFATGNAMLYKSVFETVGLFDRQFEKQRMGDGEFGMRLYLEDIKSVSNPIASCIDVKAGTGGLREMGSWDAFRPSNFFAPRPIPSVLYFFRSYFGNKASRLAMLRMVPLSIFPYQFKKNKPLLVLGVLLTIFILPIVFYQVFKSWRLASKKLKEGNLIAKL; this is encoded by the coding sequence ATGCTATTTTACTTTTTAAAATATTTACAACCAACCCATTATTTCCAACTATTTACAAAAGCGAATACCTCTGTTTTTCCCATTGTAAAAAGTTTACCGGAATCCGTTTTATCTCAGTTAACCCTAGACCAAACGTATCCATCTGCTATAGCGCAAGATTATGACTTGTCTTGGCAAGCAGTACAAAAAGGATATATAGGGTCAGCCCCAACGTATACCACTTTTGAAAAACTGTCTGTACATGATAACTATCATTTTATACGTAAGTATTTTAATAAAGCATGGGTTTTTTATGTTTTAGTATTACGTTTGTTTTCTTTCAAAAATCCTTTTAAAGAAATTACAGCTTGGTTAAAAACGCGACAGGTACAACGTGTTTCTATAGGAAGTAATCCTATTGTTTATAGCGATTGGGAAACTTTTGAATCGGCATTAATAAAAGAAAATCAAAAGGTAAGTGTGGTCATCCCTACGCTAAATCGTTATGCTTATTTAAAAGAGGTGCTAAAAGATCTGGAGCAGCAAGACTACTCTAATTTTGAAGTTATTGTTGTGGATCAATCGGAACCTTTTCATCCGGATTTCTATACCGATTATGCACTGGATATTAACCTAGTTAGACAAGAAGAGAAAGCGCTTTGGTTAGCAAGAAATAACGCCATTAAGAATGCAAAAGGAACTTTTATTGCATTATCTGAAGATGATGTGCGTATAGCTCCTAATTGGATTTCTAGTCACTTAAAGTGTTTGGATTTTTTTAAGGCTGAGGTATCTGCAGGTGTTTTTTATCCGGAAGGAAAACAAATCCCAAAAGATAGATCCTTTTTTGCCATAGCTTCGCAATTTGCTACAGGAAATGCCATGCTTTATAAAAGTGTTTTTGAAACGGTAGGATTGTTTGATAGACAATTTGAAAAACAACGCATGGGAGATGGTGAATTTGGTATGCGTCTTTATTTAGAAGATATAAAAAGTGTATCGAACCCAATAGCATCTTGTATAGATGTAAAAGCTGGAACTGGAGGTTTACGTGAAATGGGAAGTTGGGACGCTTTTAGACCATCTAACTTTTTTGCACCAAGACCAATACCAAGTGTATTATACTTTTTTAGAAGTTATTTTGGGAATAAAGCTTCCCGTTTAGCAATGCTACGTATGGTGCCTTTGTCTATATTTCCATACCAATTCAAAAAAAACAAACCCTTATTAGTATTAGGTGTTTTACTGACTATATTTATTTTACCTATCGTGTTTTATCAGGTTTTTAAATCTTGGCGTTTAGCAAGTAAAAAACTAAAAGAAGGGAATTTGATTGCAAAGTTGTAA
- a CDS encoding glycosyltransferase family 4 protein, with the protein MKILLFHTYNKGYLSSFFHELLVKLVQEGHEVVSFSWKASVSEQFIDGVKVIVKKKKGYKTNYLNVYNIIKKEKPDVILSNFSYVNPALLFGKLFGVKKNMVWFHSLNEQIKSSKRKVFIKKQFLKLADVVIANSYLTKKELHALYAVSENKIQAIPFWSTISEQEMQRSEIKFTTNKNVVKIGCPGRITIDKNQKVIVEALSKLKATSNYAFHLYFAGVGETLPDLKKQVEALGLTNEVTFLQHLSANNMLHFYKSQDVIILPSLHEAFGLVLIEAISLGTPVIVSSQFGALSFIKDENKLLSEITFDPKSAKELQEKLGPYLEKKGLPKTYFKQLYQDNFNKDIIFKSFLESIQIKEKK; encoded by the coding sequence TTGAAAATCCTCCTATTTCATACCTATAACAAAGGGTATCTTTCTAGTTTTTTTCATGAATTATTAGTGAAGTTAGTTCAAGAAGGACATGAAGTGGTTAGTTTTTCATGGAAAGCATCCGTTAGCGAGCAATTTATAGACGGCGTAAAAGTTATTGTTAAAAAAAAGAAAGGCTATAAAACCAATTATCTTAACGTATATAACATAATCAAAAAGGAAAAGCCAGACGTTATTCTGTCCAATTTTAGCTATGTAAATCCTGCACTTTTATTTGGTAAGCTATTTGGTGTTAAAAAAAACATGGTTTGGTTTCATTCCTTAAACGAGCAAATAAAATCTAGTAAGAGGAAAGTTTTTATAAAAAAACAGTTTCTAAAATTAGCAGATGTCGTTATTGCGAACTCTTATTTAACCAAAAAAGAGCTTCATGCGTTGTATGCCGTATCTGAAAATAAAATACAAGCCATTCCTTTTTGGAGTACTATTTCGGAACAAGAAATGCAACGCTCTGAAATTAAATTTACAACAAACAAAAATGTAGTCAAGATTGGTTGCCCAGGAAGAATAACAATAGACAAAAATCAAAAAGTAATTGTTGAAGCGCTTTCTAAATTAAAAGCGACTTCTAATTATGCGTTTCACTTGTACTTTGCTGGCGTAGGAGAAACTCTTCCTGATTTAAAAAAACAAGTAGAAGCATTAGGACTAACCAACGAGGTTACTTTTTTGCAGCATTTATCTGCTAACAATATGCTGCATTTTTACAAATCTCAAGATGTTATTATTTTACCTAGTTTACACGAAGCATTTGGTCTAGTATTAATAGAAGCGATCTCTTTAGGTACTCCTGTTATTGTATCTTCGCAATTTGGAGCGTTGTCTTTTATAAAAGATGAAAATAAACTGCTTTCTGAAATTACTTTTGATCCTAAGTCTGCAAAAGAACTTCAAGAAAAATTAGGTCCCTACTTAGAGAAAAAAGGATTACCAAAAACCTATTTTAAACAACTATACCAGGATAATTTTAATAAAGATATAATTTTTAAAAGCTTTCTGGAAAGTATTCAAATAAAAGAAAAAAAATAA
- a CDS encoding class I SAM-dependent methyltransferase, protein MFKKSFLGVRKAVKKIVKSKQEVRHALVGAPNVWKYTREFQFNFLLDQGLQKTDKLMDIGCGTLRGGIPLIQYLDSSNYYGIDVRAEVLNEGRKEVKDAKLENKQPNLISFTHFSDLEIEAEFNVMFAFSVLIHLEDKIAESCFQFVSKSLVAGGVFYANANIADFEDGQWVEFPVVFRSQEFYNNLAVKNGLELEVMGDLLSLGHSTKKNSDKQQIMLKFTKI, encoded by the coding sequence ATGTTTAAAAAATCATTTTTAGGAGTTAGAAAAGCTGTAAAAAAAATTGTGAAATCTAAACAAGAAGTGAGGCATGCTCTTGTTGGTGCGCCGAATGTGTGGAAATATACTCGAGAATTTCAGTTTAATTTTCTTTTAGATCAAGGACTGCAAAAAACAGATAAGTTGATGGATATAGGTTGCGGAACGCTTAGAGGTGGTATTCCATTGATTCAATATCTAGATAGCAGTAATTATTATGGTATAGATGTAAGAGCAGAAGTTTTAAATGAAGGAAGAAAAGAGGTTAAAGATGCTAAGCTTGAGAATAAACAACCTAATTTAATTTCATTTACTCACTTTTCAGACTTAGAAATTGAAGCAGAATTTAATGTTATGTTCGCTTTTTCAGTTTTAATTCATTTAGAAGATAAAATTGCGGAAAGCTGTTTTCAATTTGTCTCTAAATCCTTAGTGGCAGGAGGGGTTTTTTATGCAAATGCTAATATAGCAGATTTTGAAGATGGACAATGGGTGGAATTTCCAGTTGTTTTTCGTAGTCAAGAGTTTTATAATAATTTAGCAGTTAAAAATGGTTTAGAATTGGAGGTTATGGGAGATTTACTCTCATTAGGGCATAGCACTAAAAAGAATTCTGATAAGCAACAAATAATGTTGAAATTCACAAAAATTTAA
- a CDS encoding class I SAM-dependent methyltransferase, whose product MTQYEFLRWFTFPIMTTHLVTVRNDIKRLIKGHKISSDRLNILDVGGRKSPYTINLPAAVTLLDVPQEEGTREALNLGFTNEILNNIQKKRSNIKDVVIQDMTKSTLPDASYDAVVCIEVIEHVEADDIFIKNIAKVIASGGWAYFTTPNGDYIKNEGPNKNPDHVRHYTRLELQTLLEKYFDKVDVHYGVKTGKYRVQGLKSYSLKKPIQTLQSVFSNIINRLQSKGVADTAEETAHLIAIGYK is encoded by the coding sequence ATGACACAATATGAATTCCTGCGTTGGTTCACTTTTCCTATAATGACCACACATTTAGTAACCGTTCGCAATGACATAAAAAGATTGATAAAAGGACATAAAATTAGTAGCGATAGGCTAAATATTTTAGATGTTGGCGGACGTAAATCACCGTATACCATTAATTTGCCTGCAGCAGTTACTTTACTAGATGTACCTCAAGAAGAAGGAACGCGAGAAGCGCTTAATTTGGGCTTTACTAATGAAATTCTTAACAATATTCAAAAAAAGCGTAGTAATATAAAAGATGTTGTTATTCAAGATATGACAAAATCTACACTGCCAGATGCTTCTTATGATGCCGTTGTTTGTATTGAAGTTATAGAACATGTGGAAGCAGATGATATCTTCATAAAAAACATAGCTAAAGTAATAGCTTCGGGAGGTTGGGCATATTTTACAACCCCTAATGGCGATTATATAAAAAACGAAGGGCCTAATAAAAATCCAGATCACGTTAGGCATTATACACGACTAGAATTGCAAACGCTATTGGAGAAATATTTTGATAAAGTAGATGTGCATTATGGTGTAAAAACAGGGAAGTACAGAGTGCAAGGTTTAAAGAGTTATAGTTTAAAAAAACCAATACAAACGCTGCAGTCTGTTTTTTCTAATATTATCAATAGATTACAATCTAAGGGAGTAGCAGATACCGCTGAGGAAACAGCGCATTTAATTGCTATTGGGTATAAGTGA
- a CDS encoding glycosyltransferase family 4 protein, with protein sequence MKNKHILIVTSEFPPQPGGIGNHAYHLALSLCAANYSVQVIADQRSLTGEEEAVFDEALPFTVVRIQRYKQRFKMYLKRIVATNKIFSNASHVIATGKFSLWNVAFINLFKPRKTLAVVHGSEVNFKSVLLRKSIDMALKKMDTIVAVSKYTKSFMSHLNKEVVVIPNGIQLENWGTENLPEIIVKGNPVLTTVGRVSSRKGQLQVIQQIPELLKQFPELHYHCVGIPTEAAVFLEKAKSLGVAKHITFHGSVTDAMLKQTLLQTDVFVMLSAESETGDVEGFGIAILEANALGIPAIGSLNCGIEDAIKPNVSGVLIDAENTEAFKKGIGSILQSKETFTIEAKKWAKEHDWATIIKRYIALLS encoded by the coding sequence TTGAAAAATAAACACATACTAATAGTTACTTCTGAGTTTCCACCACAACCTGGTGGCATAGGAAATCATGCGTATCATTTAGCTTTGTCTTTGTGTGCAGCAAACTATAGTGTGCAGGTTATTGCAGACCAACGCTCCTTAACAGGAGAAGAGGAAGCTGTATTTGATGAAGCCTTACCTTTTACCGTAGTTAGAATACAACGATACAAACAACGGTTTAAAATGTATTTAAAACGCATCGTGGCGACCAATAAAATTTTTTCTAATGCTTCACATGTTATAGCAACTGGTAAATTTTCACTTTGGAATGTGGCATTTATTAATCTATTTAAACCAAGAAAAACGTTGGCCGTAGTGCATGGTAGTGAGGTTAATTTTAAATCTGTTCTATTACGAAAGTCTATAGATATGGCTTTAAAAAAAATGGATACTATTGTTGCTGTCTCTAAGTACACAAAAAGCTTCATGTCTCATTTAAATAAAGAGGTTGTGGTTATCCCAAACGGTATTCAGCTTGAAAATTGGGGAACAGAAAATCTACCTGAAATTATAGTTAAAGGTAATCCTGTATTAACAACAGTTGGTAGAGTTAGTAGTAGAAAAGGACAACTACAAGTGATTCAACAAATCCCAGAACTATTAAAACAATTTCCAGAACTGCATTATCATTGTGTTGGTATTCCTACAGAAGCAGCTGTTTTTCTTGAAAAAGCTAAAAGTTTAGGGGTAGCGAAACATATTACCTTTCATGGCAGCGTTACCGATGCTATGTTAAAACAAACTCTTTTGCAAACCGATGTGTTTGTAATGCTGAGTGCCGAAAGTGAAACAGGAGATGTAGAAGGTTTTGGCATTGCTATTTTAGAAGCAAATGCTTTAGGTATTCCAGCTATAGGATCTTTAAATTGTGGTATTGAAGACGCTATTAAACCTAATGTTTCCGGTGTTTTAATAGATGCCGAAAATACGGAAGCATTTAAGAAAGGAATAGGAAGTATATTACAATCTAAAGAAACGTTTACTATAGAAGCAAAAAAATGGGCCAAAGAACATGATTGGGCCACAATTATTAAACGTTATATTGCTTTACTATCATGA
- a CDS encoding glycosyltransferase — protein sequence MRTLTIISHTEHYKKPDGTIVGLGSTVTEINHLIAVFDRVIHVAMLHEIPAPSSALPYTSNKITFVALPAVGGTKMKDKLAILFQAPKIVATIKKAIHQTDYFQFRAPTGIGVFVIPYLLLFSANKGWFKYAGNWKQEDAPLAYRMQRWLLKKQNRKVTINGIWPDQPKQCLTFENPCLTDAEVALGQSIITNKVFDTSSLHFCFVGRLEEEKGVGVFIEAFKMLSEIEKRRISTIHIVGDGKAKQKYIDSTKNSGLPFQFHGFLSRDDVHNIYKTSHAIVLPSASEGFPKVIAEAMNYGCLPIVSNVSSIGQYVQSDVNGFLLDAISVDSLVVAYRKLLYLNTMFFNTMGQAQGASQNKFTYSYYNSRITKELL from the coding sequence ATGAGAACATTAACGATTATTTCGCATACAGAACATTATAAAAAGCCAGATGGAACTATTGTTGGCTTGGGTTCTACGGTTACAGAAATAAACCATTTAATAGCTGTTTTTGACCGCGTAATTCATGTTGCCATGCTGCATGAAATTCCGGCACCATCAAGTGCATTGCCATATACTTCCAATAAAATAACATTTGTTGCATTACCAGCTGTTGGAGGAACAAAAATGAAAGACAAATTAGCGATCCTTTTTCAAGCTCCTAAAATAGTTGCTACTATTAAAAAAGCAATCCACCAAACCGATTATTTTCAATTTCGAGCACCAACAGGAATTGGTGTTTTTGTTATTCCGTATTTACTGCTTTTTAGTGCGAATAAAGGATGGTTTAAATATGCAGGAAACTGGAAACAAGAAGATGCGCCATTAGCATATCGTATGCAACGTTGGTTATTAAAAAAGCAAAATAGAAAAGTAACCATAAATGGTATATGGCCAGACCAACCAAAACAATGTCTTACTTTTGAAAATCCATGCTTAACAGATGCTGAGGTAGCGCTAGGACAAAGCATAATTACGAATAAAGTGTTTGATACTTCGTCTCTTCATTTTTGTTTTGTTGGAAGATTAGAAGAAGAAAAAGGAGTAGGCGTATTCATTGAAGCTTTTAAAATGCTATCGGAAATAGAAAAGCGTCGTATTAGTACGATTCATATTGTTGGTGACGGAAAAGCAAAGCAAAAATATATAGATAGTACTAAAAATAGTGGTTTACCCTTTCAATTTCATGGTTTTTTGTCACGTGATGATGTTCATAACATATATAAAACATCCCATGCCATTGTGCTGCCATCTGCATCCGAAGGTTTTCCAAAAGTAATAGCAGAAGCTATGAATTATGGCTGCTTGCCTATAGTTTCTAATGTTTCATCTATTGGACAATATGTGCAATCTGATGTGAATGGGTTTTTATTAGATGCTATTTCTGTAGATAGTCTTGTGGTTGCTTATAGAAAACTGTTATATTTAAATACGATGTTTTTTAATACAATGGGTCAAGCCCAAGGGGCATCACAAAACAAATTTACCTATTCGTACTATAATAGTAGAATCACTAAAGAACTATTATAA
- a CDS encoding glycosyltransferase family 4 protein — protein sequence MKKILYIGNNLKNKKSNTSTIQVLGNLLEKEGYTMYYASSKTNKVLRLLDMVKSCVSLSKKVDFVLIDTYSTTNFYYALIVGQICRALKLKYIPILHGGNLPSRLESSPFLSDLIFKNAYKNISPSLYLLEAFKKKGYENIAFIPNTIEIEKYPFKARNLVSIDLLWVRSFSKIYKPSLAIDIVKRLKEEGIPATLCMVGPDSDGTLQEVKQLAKTLNVAVTFTGKLPKEEWISMSENYTVFINTTNFDNMPVSVIEAMALGLPVVSTNVGGMPFLIENGKEGILVEKGNIADFVSAIKGLVDAPKKAEIIANNARKKVETFDWEMVKMKWFKLLV from the coding sequence ATGAAAAAAATCCTATACATAGGAAACAACTTAAAAAACAAGAAGTCTAACACATCTACGATTCAAGTTTTAGGAAATTTGTTAGAAAAGGAAGGGTACACAATGTATTACGCATCTTCAAAAACGAATAAGGTTTTGAGATTGCTAGATATGGTAAAGTCCTGTGTAAGCTTATCTAAAAAAGTCGATTTTGTACTTATAGATACCTATAGCACTACTAATTTTTATTATGCACTAATAGTTGGTCAAATTTGTAGGGCCTTAAAATTGAAATACATTCCAATATTGCATGGAGGGAATTTACCTTCTCGATTAGAAAGTAGTCCGTTTTTATCTGATTTAATATTTAAAAATGCATATAAAAATATTTCACCTTCCCTGTATTTATTAGAAGCTTTTAAGAAGAAAGGCTATGAGAATATAGCATTTATTCCGAATACCATCGAAATTGAAAAATACCCGTTTAAAGCACGAAACTTGGTAAGCATAGACCTACTTTGGGTGCGATCTTTTTCTAAAATATACAAGCCAAGCTTAGCCATTGATATAGTAAAAAGATTAAAAGAGGAAGGGATACCTGCAACGCTTTGTATGGTTGGTCCAGATAGTGATGGTACTTTGCAAGAAGTGAAACAATTAGCCAAAACCTTAAACGTAGCCGTTACGTTTACAGGAAAGTTACCCAAAGAAGAATGGATATCTATGTCTGAAAACTATACTGTTTTTATAAATACAACGAACTTTGATAATATGCCCGTAAGTGTTATAGAAGCTATGGCATTAGGTTTACCTGTGGTTTCCACAAATGTTGGAGGAATGCCTTTTCTAATTGAAAATGGTAAAGAAGGTATACTAGTTGAAAAAGGTAATATAGCGGATTTTGTTTCTGCTATAAAAGGATTGGTAGATGCACCAAAGAAAGCTGAAATAATAGCTAATAATGCAAGAAAAAAAGTAGAAACTTTTGATTGGGAAATGGTGAAAATGAAATGGTTCAAACTACTTGTGTAA
- a CDS encoding glycosyltransferase family 4 protein has protein sequence MKILILYTYNQGLLSNFFQELSEKMHQDGFEVVNFYLKHQKDYFVQNGVSIYGDKKEGYFNTYFKIYKFIKKEKPDVIISNFSYINPAVLAGRLLGVKYNIAWFHTAYGHTKPSFIKVRNKTMYLNMASLVLANSKGLQEEMHTVYKVPRNRTRRVPFWTNIGDYKACAKTLHTLNKTKAFKIGCPGRLVSDKNHQTVIKAIRALKSDRKVELYIAGNGAYKQELEALVEQLELNKQVVFLGNLSTIEMVAFYKSMDVVVLPSYHEAFGLVFIEAIALGTPVIVSSKFGALDFIDKEQFLLNSITFNPNAVADLIPRLQVYVDHKGLTTNYFRDLYAKTFKKEVIYQSIKNIIIHPKTID, from the coding sequence TTGAAAATTTTAATACTTTATACCTATAACCAAGGCTTGCTTTCTAATTTTTTTCAGGAACTTTCTGAAAAAATGCATCAAGACGGTTTTGAAGTGGTTAATTTTTATTTAAAGCATCAAAAAGATTATTTTGTTCAAAATGGTGTTTCTATTTATGGGGATAAAAAGGAAGGGTATTTTAATACATATTTTAAAATATATAAATTCATAAAAAAGGAAAAGCCAGATGTTATTATTTCCAACTTCAGCTATATTAATCCTGCTGTTTTAGCAGGGCGATTATTAGGTGTGAAATATAATATAGCATGGTTTCATACCGCTTATGGGCATACCAAACCTAGTTTTATTAAAGTCCGGAATAAGACCATGTATTTAAATATGGCAAGCTTAGTATTAGCAAATTCTAAAGGATTACAAGAAGAAATGCATACCGTTTACAAAGTGCCAAGAAATCGTACTAGACGTGTTCCGTTTTGGACTAATATAGGTGATTATAAAGCTTGTGCTAAAACGTTACATACTTTAAACAAAACAAAGGCTTTTAAAATTGGCTGTCCGGGACGATTGGTGTCCGATAAAAATCATCAAACAGTTATAAAAGCAATACGTGCGTTAAAGAGTGATAGAAAAGTGGAATTATATATTGCGGGTAATGGCGCTTATAAGCAAGAATTAGAAGCTTTAGTAGAGCAACTAGAACTAAATAAACAAGTAGTGTTTTTAGGAAACTTATCTACTATAGAAATGGTTGCCTTTTATAAAAGTATGGATGTTGTGGTATTACCTAGTTATCACGAAGCATTTGGCTTAGTGTTTATCGAGGCTATAGCTTTAGGTACTCCTGTTATTGTGTCTTCCAAATTTGGAGCTTTAGATTTTATTGATAAAGAACAGTTTTTATTAAATTCCATAACCTTTAATCCTAATGCTGTTGCAGATTTAATACCCCGCTTACAAGTGTATGTGGATCATAAAGGTTTAACAACTAATTATTTTAGAGATTTATATGCGAAAACTTTTAAGAAAGAAGTAATTTACCAATCGATAAAAAATATTATTATACATCCAAAGACTATAGATTAA